The Niastella koreensis GR20-10 genome includes a window with the following:
- a CDS encoding CDP-alcohol phosphatidyltransferase family protein: MNKSCYYIVNGITLYRLVMAPVLIWLIFKHQVHVFKWLLAFSYFTDLIDGWLARRYHATSILGAKLDSAADDLTVVAGIVAVVVLKPAFLKQQQAFVIILVALFLIQTVLAFLRYRKITSFHTWSAKGAAFMQGSFLILLSFYLNL; encoded by the coding sequence GTGAATAAAAGCTGTTATTATATTGTAAACGGAATAACGCTGTATCGTCTGGTTATGGCGCCAGTACTTATATGGCTGATCTTTAAGCATCAGGTCCATGTGTTTAAATGGCTTTTGGCCTTTAGTTATTTTACCGATCTTATAGATGGTTGGCTGGCGCGAAGGTACCATGCAACGAGTATTTTGGGGGCGAAACTGGATTCAGCAGCTGATGATCTTACTGTTGTGGCTGGCATTGTTGCGGTGGTAGTATTAAAACCTGCATTTCTTAAACAGCAGCAGGCATTTGTCATTATCCTGGTAGCGCTATTTCTTATACAAACAGTTCTGGCTTTCCTACGTTATCGAAAGATCACCAGTTTTCATACCTGGTCAGCCAAAGGGGCTGCTTTCATGCAGGGATCGTTCCTGATACTGCTTTCTTTTTACCTCAACCTGTAA